A portion of the Deinococcus peraridilitoris DSM 19664 genome contains these proteins:
- the thrS gene encoding threonine--tRNA ligase produces MQVVLPDGKRLDLPHNATARDAAAQIGPRLAQDAVAARVNGILHDLLTPLPDGAEIGIITKKQLADVSEVWRHTLAHVMSQAVGEFYAAKGFDPQAVKRGVGPAIENGFYQDFDLPEPLTEADLPEIEKRMQGIIDANLDLSRHEVGREEALRVFGYDPYKVELIQELPEGTPVTFYRQADYVDLCRGPHLPRTGLLPRAFKLTSTSGAYWRGSEKNPMLQRVYGVAFASQAELDEYLRLLEEAKKRDHRRIGKDLELFFTSDVIGPGLPVWLPNGAAIRRELERFIVDLEVQQGYQHVYTPAMAKSELYKISGHWDHYQEDMFPVMKIDQEELVLRPMNCPHHIQVYSHKPHSYRELPIKIAELGTMYRFEQSGQLTGLSRVRSMTLNDAHIFCREDQVQAEFKKVVELIQGVYEVLGFGQYLYRLSLRDPNDKEKYYPDDSMWESAEGQLRDALNDMGLNYYESPGDAAFYGPKLDVQVRSALGKDETISTVQLDFLLPQRFELEYVNEEGGRSRPIMIHRGVISTMERMTAFLIENTAGDFPLWLAPRQVIVVPIADRHVEYAREIEVTLRALGLRAETDDGSERMNAKIRNAELAKIPVMLIVGDQEQEARAVSVRERGKGERKGVPLADISSELETRYRQRQP; encoded by the coding sequence ATGCAAGTTGTCCTGCCCGACGGCAAACGCCTTGATTTACCGCACAATGCCACTGCCCGAGACGCCGCCGCGCAGATCGGCCCCCGACTCGCTCAGGACGCTGTGGCCGCCCGCGTCAACGGGATTTTGCACGACCTCCTGACCCCGCTTCCCGACGGCGCCGAAATTGGCATCATCACCAAAAAGCAGCTTGCCGACGTGTCCGAGGTGTGGCGTCATACCCTCGCGCACGTCATGAGTCAGGCGGTGGGGGAATTCTACGCTGCCAAGGGTTTTGACCCGCAGGCCGTAAAACGTGGCGTCGGTCCGGCGATCGAAAACGGCTTTTACCAGGATTTCGATCTGCCCGAGCCGCTCACTGAAGCTGATCTGCCCGAAATCGAGAAGCGCATGCAGGGCATCATCGACGCCAACCTCGACCTGTCTCGCCACGAAGTCGGCCGCGAGGAAGCCCTGCGGGTCTTCGGCTACGATCCCTACAAGGTCGAGTTGATTCAGGAGCTGCCCGAAGGCACTCCGGTCACCTTTTACCGACAGGCCGATTACGTCGATCTGTGTCGCGGACCTCACCTGCCGCGCACCGGACTGTTGCCGCGCGCCTTCAAGCTCACCAGCACCTCGGGCGCCTACTGGCGCGGCAGCGAGAAGAACCCCATGCTGCAGCGGGTGTATGGTGTGGCCTTCGCGTCCCAGGCAGAACTCGACGAGTACCTGCGCCTGCTCGAAGAAGCCAAGAAGCGTGATCACCGCCGCATCGGCAAGGACCTCGAACTGTTCTTCACCAGCGACGTGATCGGCCCCGGACTGCCGGTGTGGCTCCCCAACGGTGCCGCCATCCGCCGCGAGCTGGAGCGCTTTATCGTGGACCTCGAAGTGCAGCAGGGCTACCAGCACGTCTACACCCCCGCGATGGCCAAAAGTGAGCTCTACAAGATCAGCGGTCACTGGGACCACTACCAGGAAGACATGTTCCCGGTCATGAAAATCGACCAGGAAGAACTGGTCCTGCGGCCCATGAACTGCCCGCACCACATTCAGGTCTATTCGCACAAACCGCACAGCTACCGCGAACTGCCCATCAAGATCGCCGAGCTGGGCACCATGTACCGCTTCGAGCAGAGCGGCCAGCTGACCGGCCTGTCGCGCGTGCGCTCGATGACCCTCAACGACGCCCACATCTTCTGCCGCGAAGACCAGGTCCAGGCGGAATTCAAGAAGGTCGTCGAGCTGATTCAGGGCGTCTACGAGGTGCTCGGTTTCGGGCAGTACCTCTACCGGCTGTCGCTGCGTGACCCGAACGACAAGGAAAAGTACTACCCGGACGACAGCATGTGGGAAAGCGCCGAGGGGCAATTGCGCGACGCCCTGAACGACATGGGCCTCAACTACTACGAGTCTCCCGGCGACGCGGCCTTCTACGGCCCCAAACTCGACGTGCAGGTGCGCAGCGCGCTCGGCAAGGACGAGACCATCTCGACCGTGCAGCTCGACTTTCTGCTGCCGCAGCGCTTCGAGCTCGAATATGTCAACGAGGAAGGAGGGCGCTCGCGGCCCATCATGATTCACCGTGGCGTGATCAGCACCATGGAGCGCATGACCGCCTTCCTGATCGAGAATACCGCCGGTGACTTCCCCCTGTGGCTGGCGCCCCGCCAGGTGATCGTGGTGCCGATTGCCGACCGGCACGTCGAGTACGCCCGCGAAATCGAGGTCACCTTGCGCGCCCTGGGCCTGCGCGCTGAGACGGACGATGGCAGCGAGCGCATGAACGCCAAGATCCGCAACGCCGAGCTGGCCAAGATTCCCGTGATGTTGATTGTCGGGGATCAGGAACAGGAAGCCCGCGCCGTCAGCGTGCGCGAACGCGGCAAGGGCGAGCGCAAAGGTGTGCCCCTGGCGGACATTTCGAGCGAACTCGAAACCCGCTACCGCCAGCGCCAACCCTAA
- a CDS encoding GGDEF domain-containing protein: MQARIQRQDARSAAELALLHRDAAYFGLDLNDQLTAMRHALFALEFARVAGDRSLQAKAHVTLALVQAEAYDDLGAEQQFSLAEELALEAGDDRGMALIAVNRSHVLMQRREYARGVEPLRRLLRSPHAVGLQAPENAGMAVAFHINYTVCVAEALLQGRQDHLAYPELHEDFHRAVTRLQEVKADPTFVLGNPLDTLEILDALARHAQWRGESAEAISLADERVALAARTESPALQGAALFERGRLHARSEAWNLAIRDFEEAVLQFDAARQDLPAARARDALAGAYATIGRFREAFEVQREVTRGVEQLYRDVYQQRARLDDLQVQAREAEVRASAFAEAALRDSLTGAPNRARAMQVLGTVHQLAQGGTSSAVALMDLDHFKQVNDTFGHAAGDVVLQRVVEVLSGAIREVDCLARFGGEEFVLIFAGVTVREAEHACARLLERISSIDWSDVDARLHVTASFGVAAVNGVRGLKETLQAADEALYAAKAAGRARVRVAGEI; encoded by the coding sequence TTGCAGGCGCGTATTCAGCGTCAGGATGCCCGGAGTGCGGCAGAGCTGGCGCTTCTTCACCGGGACGCGGCGTATTTCGGCCTTGACCTCAACGATCAGCTGACGGCGATGCGGCATGCACTCTTTGCCCTGGAGTTCGCGCGGGTCGCGGGCGATCGGTCGCTGCAGGCCAAGGCGCACGTCACGCTGGCCTTGGTGCAGGCCGAAGCGTACGATGACCTGGGTGCCGAGCAGCAGTTCAGCCTGGCCGAAGAACTCGCGCTGGAAGCCGGAGACGACCGTGGCATGGCGTTGATCGCGGTGAACCGCTCGCACGTGTTGATGCAGCGCCGTGAATATGCCCGTGGCGTCGAGCCGCTGCGGCGCCTGCTTCGCTCACCCCACGCTGTCGGTCTGCAGGCCCCCGAGAATGCCGGAATGGCCGTGGCGTTTCACATCAACTACACGGTCTGCGTGGCCGAAGCCCTGCTGCAGGGTCGGCAGGATCACCTGGCCTACCCGGAACTGCACGAAGACTTCCACCGCGCGGTCACCCGCCTGCAGGAAGTAAAAGCTGACCCGACGTTCGTGCTGGGCAATCCGCTCGACACCCTGGAAATTCTCGATGCGCTTGCACGGCATGCGCAGTGGCGCGGCGAGAGTGCTGAGGCGATCAGTTTGGCTGATGAGCGGGTTGCGCTGGCCGCCAGGACCGAGAGTCCCGCGCTGCAGGGCGCGGCCTTGTTCGAACGCGGCCGATTGCACGCACGCAGCGAAGCGTGGAATCTGGCGATCAGGGATTTCGAAGAAGCGGTGCTGCAGTTCGATGCGGCCCGGCAGGATCTGCCCGCTGCTCGCGCGCGCGACGCGCTGGCCGGCGCGTATGCCACCATCGGCCGGTTCCGGGAAGCCTTTGAGGTGCAGCGGGAAGTCACGCGGGGCGTAGAGCAGCTGTACCGTGACGTCTATCAGCAGCGCGCCCGCCTGGACGATCTGCAGGTTCAGGCCCGTGAGGCAGAGGTGCGGGCCTCGGCGTTCGCCGAGGCGGCCCTGCGTGATTCTCTCACGGGCGCACCCAACCGGGCGCGTGCCATGCAAGTGCTGGGCACGGTGCATCAACTGGCCCAGGGGGGAACGTCCAGCGCCGTCGCGCTGATGGACCTCGATCATTTCAAGCAGGTGAACGACACGTTCGGACATGCGGCCGGTGATGTGGTGCTGCAGCGGGTAGTCGAGGTCCTTTCGGGAGCGATTCGCGAGGTGGATTGTCTGGCGCGCTTCGGGGGAGAGGAGTTCGTGCTGATTTTCGCCGGGGTGACGGTTCGTGAGGCAGAGCACGCTTGCGCACGGCTGCTGGAACGGATCAGTTCGATTGACTGGAGTGATGTGGACGCCCGGTTGCACGTGACCGCGAGTTTCGGGGTGGCGGCCGTCAACGGGGTACGTGGCCTCAAGGAGACCTTGCAGGCCGCCGATGAAGCCCTCTACGCCGCTAAGGCCGCCGGCCGGGCGCGGGTCCGCGTCGCCGGTGAGATCTGA
- a CDS encoding glutaredoxin family protein: MIKMYTTSWCPDCHAAKSALGKKGLPYQEINIEQDEGAAQYVMSVNGGKRSVPTLEYEGHAASLSGFRPAKLDEFLKSAGLT, translated from the coding sequence ATGATCAAGATGTACACGACCAGCTGGTGCCCGGACTGCCATGCCGCCAAGTCAGCGCTCGGCAAGAAGGGATTGCCTTATCAGGAAATCAACATCGAGCAGGACGAAGGCGCGGCTCAGTACGTCATGAGCGTCAACGGGGGCAAGCGCAGCGTGCCGACGCTGGAATACGAAGGTCATGCCGCCAGTCTGAGCGGTTTTCGGCCAGCCAAACTCGATGAATTCCTGAAAAGCGCCGGACTGACCTGA